One segment of Pseudofrancisella aestuarii DNA contains the following:
- a CDS encoding CorA family divalent cation transporter — protein sequence MQGRKDSKSLVNDIMSKHCYCLDQQGGLKDSIIDDTNLAEIKDLIWIRLTPREVKPFFEKFLPDEPDFVKDSLSALETRPRVLVYKDALLATFRGINLNKKSAPEDMISVRLWMKNNIIISVQRRNLSSINNILENLKQGAGPVSAADFLEDLLTELIDKTSETIKELDDQLDKIEDHILKIKNVDRMNLNIIRRRVIVLRRYLIPQRDAINRIPIDKLSWLDEANLVHLREISDSCTRVVEYLNAEYERANIIHEELFALVQENINQKMYILSIVAIIFMPLTFITGLLGINVNGIPGANYKYAFLIVCLIIFIIGCCQIFYFKIKKWL from the coding sequence ATGCAAGGAAGAAAGGATTCAAAGTCTTTAGTAAACGATATTATGAGTAAGCATTGCTATTGTCTGGATCAGCAAGGAGGGCTTAAGGATAGTATTATTGATGATACTAATTTAGCTGAAATTAAAGATTTAATATGGATAAGATTAACTCCTAGAGAGGTGAAACCTTTCTTCGAAAAATTTCTTCCAGATGAGCCAGACTTTGTAAAAGATTCATTGTCAGCACTTGAAACAAGGCCTAGGGTATTAGTTTATAAAGATGCTTTATTGGCAACTTTTCGAGGCATAAATTTAAATAAAAAATCTGCACCAGAAGATATGATCTCAGTGAGATTATGGATGAAAAATAACATTATTATAAGTGTTCAGAGAAGGAATTTATCAAGTATTAACAATATATTAGAAAATTTAAAGCAAGGTGCTGGGCCAGTTAGTGCAGCCGACTTCTTAGAAGATCTTTTAACCGAGTTAATAGATAAGACATCAGAAACAATAAAAGAGTTAGATGATCAATTAGATAAGATAGAAGATCATATTTTGAAAATTAAGAATGTTGATAGAATGAATCTTAATATTATTCGTCGTAGAGTTATTGTTTTAAGGCGTTATTTAATACCTCAACGAGATGCTATTAATAGAATACCCATAGATAAATTGAGCTGGCTAGATGAGGCCAACTTAGTGCATCTCCGAGAAATTTCTGATAGCTGTACTAGAGTTGTTGAGTATCTTAACGCAGAGTATGAAAGAGCGAATATCATTCATGAGGAGTTGTTTGCTTTGGTGCAGGAAAATATAAATCAGAAAATGTATATTTTATCTATAGTTGCAATAATTTTTATGCCTTTAACTTTTATTACTGGTTTGTTGGGAATAAATGTCAACGGAATTCCAGGAGCTAATTATAAATATGCTTTTTTAATAGTATGTTTAATAATTTTCATAATAGGTTGTTGTCAGATTTTTTATTTTAAAATAAAAAAATGGCTATAA
- the lepA gene encoding translation elongation factor 4 — protein sequence MKNIRNFSIIAHIDHGKSTLSDRFIQVCNGLSEREMKEQVLDSMDIERERGITIKAQSVTLDYLAKNGETYQLNFIDTPGHVDFSYEVSRSLAACEGALLVVDAAQGVEAQTVANCYTAIEQNLEVIPILNKIDLPSADPDKVCEEIEEIIGIEATGATTCSAKTGLGVEDVLETIVAKVPPPQGDVNAKLQALIIDSWFDNYLGVVSLVRIKNGTLRAGDKIKVMSTGVSHQVDRVGVFTPKMKDLDHLKAGEVGFIVAGIKDIHGAPVGDTLTLTHNPTDKPVPGFKKVQPQVYAGMFTISSDDYPAFREALEKLSLNDASLFFEPETSQALGFGFRCGFLGMLHMEIIQERLEREYDLDLITSAPTVVYKAVKKDGEVIQVDNPSKLPDPGSIDEIQEPIVRANILVPKDQVGSVITLCIEKRGIQVDMNYVGSQVSITYDLPMIEVVSDFFDTLKSVTKGYGSLDYELHRYEPANMVRLDVLINGDKVDALASIVHKDQAKYKGRELVERLKELIPRQMFEVAIQAAIGGTVVARSTVKALRKNVLAKCYGGDVSRKRKLLEKQKAGKKRMKNIGSVEIPQEAFLSVLKK from the coding sequence ATGAAAAATATTAGAAACTTCTCAATTATTGCACATATTGACCATGGCAAATCTACACTTTCTGATAGGTTTATACAGGTATGTAATGGACTTTCAGAAAGAGAGATGAAAGAGCAAGTTCTTGACTCTATGGATATAGAAAGAGAAAGAGGTATTACAATAAAAGCCCAATCAGTGACCCTGGATTACCTTGCAAAAAATGGTGAAACATATCAATTAAATTTTATTGATACTCCTGGTCATGTAGACTTTTCTTATGAAGTATCTAGATCTTTGGCTGCTTGCGAAGGAGCTCTTCTAGTAGTCGATGCTGCTCAAGGTGTAGAGGCTCAAACAGTTGCTAACTGTTATACAGCAATAGAGCAAAATTTAGAGGTCATTCCTATATTAAATAAAATAGACCTCCCATCAGCAGATCCTGATAAGGTTTGTGAAGAAATAGAAGAAATAATAGGTATTGAAGCAACTGGTGCTACAACATGTAGTGCTAAAACAGGACTTGGTGTTGAGGATGTTTTAGAAACTATTGTTGCAAAAGTGCCCCCACCTCAAGGTGATGTAAATGCAAAATTACAGGCTCTTATTATCGACTCATGGTTCGATAACTACTTAGGAGTAGTATCATTAGTTAGAATTAAAAATGGCACACTAAGAGCTGGCGATAAGATAAAGGTTATGTCAACTGGTGTTTCTCATCAAGTTGATAGAGTCGGAGTTTTTACTCCTAAAATGAAGGACTTAGATCATTTAAAGGCTGGTGAAGTTGGTTTTATCGTAGCTGGAATAAAAGATATTCATGGGGCACCGGTTGGAGATACTTTGACTTTAACACATAACCCAACAGATAAACCGGTGCCAGGATTTAAAAAAGTCCAACCTCAAGTATATGCTGGCATGTTTACTATAAGTTCAGATGACTATCCTGCTTTCCGTGAGGCTTTAGAGAAACTTAGCTTAAATGATGCTTCTTTATTTTTTGAACCAGAAACATCTCAAGCGTTAGGTTTTGGATTTAGATGTGGCTTCTTAGGAATGCTTCATATGGAGATTATTCAAGAAAGACTTGAAAGAGAATATGACTTAGACCTTATAACATCTGCTCCAACCGTTGTTTATAAAGCCGTTAAGAAAGATGGTGAAGTTATCCAGGTTGATAACCCATCAAAACTTCCTGATCCAGGATCAATTGATGAAATTCAAGAACCTATCGTTCGAGCTAATATTCTTGTTCCTAAAGATCAGGTAGGAAGCGTTATAACTCTTTGTATAGAGAAAAGAGGTATACAAGTTGATATGAACTATGTGGGTAGCCAAGTATCTATTACTTATGATCTTCCTATGATTGAAGTAGTTTCAGACTTTTTTGATACTTTAAAATCTGTAACAAAAGGTTATGGTTCTTTAGACTATGAATTACATCGTTATGAGCCAGCAAACATGGTGAGGCTAGATGTACTTATTAATGGAGATAAGGTTGATGCTTTGGCTAGTATTGTTCATAAAGATCAAGCTAAATACAAAGGCAGAGAGTTAGTAGAAAGGCTTAAAGAGCTAATCCCAAGGCAAATGTTTGAAGTTGCTATACAAGCTGCCATCGGAGGCACAGTTGTCGCAAGAAGTACTGTAAAAGCGCTTAGAAAAAACGTACTTGCAAAATGCTATGGTGGAGATGTTTCTCGTAAAAGAAAACTTTTAGAGAAGCAAAAAGCAGGTAAAAAGAGAATGAAGAATATTGGTTCTGTAGAGATTCCTCAAGAGGCTTTCTTATCTGTTTTAAAGAAATAA
- the pyrB gene encoding aspartate carbamoyltransferase codes for MLSFQKLLKGEQISKEDLKKLFNQADIYKDKLANSERIKDLDGKILASLFFEPSTRTRFSFESAMYRLGGNVISLENGASSSIKKGETLDDTGRVIDQYADIIVMRHPQPNSVEEFSKYVNSPVINAGDGENEHPTQSLVDLYTIYSEINTLDNLKIGVLGDLKYGRTVHSLVKILSNYNCSFEFISSEDLKIPNDIKELIERNGNGFNEHEKIDPEVINSLDVLYVTRVQQERFTYYEDYLKNKDLCFLDRKHISDPNKLIILHPLPRVDEMDRSIDNLPCAKHFDQVKYSIPIRMSLLYLLASQN; via the coding sequence ATGTTATCATTTCAGAAGCTTTTAAAAGGTGAGCAAATCAGCAAAGAGGATTTAAAAAAACTCTTTAACCAAGCAGATATATATAAAGACAAATTAGCTAACTCAGAAAGAATTAAAGATTTAGATGGGAAAATTTTAGCCTCTTTATTCTTTGAACCAAGCACCAGAACAAGATTCTCTTTTGAATCAGCGATGTATAGACTTGGAGGCAATGTAATATCTTTAGAAAATGGCGCTTCAAGCTCAATCAAAAAAGGGGAAACCTTGGATGATACTGGCAGAGTTATAGATCAATATGCTGATATTATCGTAATGAGACACCCCCAACCAAACAGTGTTGAAGAATTTTCTAAATATGTTAACTCCCCTGTTATAAATGCGGGAGATGGAGAAAATGAGCATCCTACTCAATCACTTGTTGATCTATATACCATATACTCTGAAATAAATACTCTTGATAATCTTAAGATCGGCGTATTAGGAGATCTTAAGTATGGTCGTACAGTACATTCTTTAGTAAAAATATTATCAAACTACAACTGTTCTTTTGAGTTCATTTCTTCAGAAGATCTTAAGATCCCAAATGATATTAAAGAGCTCATAGAAAGAAATGGTAATGGATTTAATGAGCATGAAAAAATAGATCCAGAAGTTATTAATAGCTTAGATGTTCTATATGTAACTAGAGTCCAGCAGGAAAGATTTACATACTATGAAGATTATCTAAAAAATAAAGACCTGTGCTTTTTAGATAGAAAACACATATCTGACCCTAATAAATTAATAATCCTTCACCCACTACCTCGTGTAGATGAAATGGATAGATCAATAGATAATCTTCCATGCGCAAAACATTTTGATCAGGTGAAGTACAGTATTCCCATAAGAATGTCTTTACTATACCTTTTAGCTTCTCAAAATTAA
- the ribH gene encoding 6,7-dimethyl-8-ribityllumazine synthase, whose amino-acid sequence MNKLAIVVSEFNSLITDKMLEGALEEARIQGLADSQIEVRKVPGAVELPFVANLLAKTGRYDAVVLLGCVIRGETDHYDYVCDQVSYGTQEVMLKYDLPVIFGILTTHNKEQALERVGGKKGHKGKYCVQAAITMAKIKEEIIKK is encoded by the coding sequence ATGAATAAATTAGCAATAGTAGTAAGTGAGTTTAATTCTTTAATTACAGATAAAATGTTAGAGGGAGCTTTAGAAGAAGCAAGAATTCAGGGCTTGGCAGATAGCCAAATTGAAGTTAGAAAAGTCCCTGGTGCAGTAGAGCTGCCTTTTGTTGCAAACCTTTTAGCAAAAACTGGTAGATATGATGCGGTTGTACTACTTGGTTGTGTAATTCGTGGTGAAACAGACCATTATGATTATGTCTGTGATCAAGTTAGTTATGGTACTCAAGAGGTCATGCTTAAGTATGATCTGCCAGTTATATTTGGTATTTTAACTACTCATAATAAAGAGCAAGCTTTAGAAAGAGTGGGTGGTAAAAAAGGACATAAGGGTAAATACTGTGTACAAGCCGCTATTACAATGGCTAAAATAAAAGAAGAGATAATAAAAAAATAG
- a CDS encoding outer membrane protein assembly factor BamE, which produces MKKKYFIISLLAGTLTLSLSSCSWIPAYTAPVSQGKEFDNDKMLEIKPNMTKDEVKYLLGSPDIIDTFNPNQFIYVSTYKGRMQYTEFNELKLILTFNNQDRLVGISGNYAPPTKEPVF; this is translated from the coding sequence ATGAAGAAAAAATATTTTATTATATCTCTTTTAGCAGGAACTCTAACGCTATCTTTAAGTAGTTGTTCATGGATCCCTGCCTACACAGCCCCTGTTTCTCAAGGTAAAGAGTTTGATAATGATAAAATGCTGGAAATTAAGCCAAACATGACTAAAGATGAAGTCAAGTATTTGCTTGGATCACCAGATATAATCGATACTTTTAATCCAAATCAATTTATCTATGTAAGTACATATAAAGGACGTATGCAATATACCGAATTTAATGAATTAAAGCTTATTCTAACTTTCAACAATCAAGATAGACTAGTTGGAATTTCAGGAAACTATGCTCCTCCTACGAAAGAGCCAGTATTCTAA
- the def gene encoding peptide deformylase: MALEILEYPHPFLKEVAESISKEEINDSLREVFNEMAGLMDDARGVGLAAIQVGIKKRFFIMLDNIETDSPNIVVAINPEIIEKEGTIIDEEGCLSFPGVSAKVKRATKVKMKALNEFGEEYIVEKEGYLARCIQHEIDHLNGITYFDHLGPLKRQMIEKKYKKLMVTNSSS, translated from the coding sequence ATGGCTTTAGAAATTTTAGAGTATCCTCATCCTTTTTTGAAAGAGGTTGCAGAATCTATATCAAAAGAAGAAATAAATGATTCATTAAGAGAAGTTTTTAATGAGATGGCTGGATTGATGGATGATGCTAGAGGCGTTGGGTTAGCGGCTATTCAGGTTGGTATAAAGAAAAGATTTTTTATAATGCTTGATAATATAGAAACAGATTCTCCAAATATTGTTGTAGCTATAAATCCAGAAATTATAGAAAAAGAAGGAACAATAATTGATGAAGAAGGTTGTTTATCCTTTCCAGGCGTTTCAGCAAAAGTTAAAAGAGCTACTAAAGTAAAAATGAAAGCTTTAAATGAATTTGGTGAAGAGTATATTGTAGAGAAAGAAGGTTATTTAGCTCGTTGTATTCAGCATGAAATAGATCATTTAAATGGCATTACATATTTTGATCATTTAGGCCCATTAAAGAGACAAATGATAGAAAAAAAATATAAGAAACTAATGGTAACTAATTCTTCATCTTAA
- the mnmA gene encoding tRNA 2-thiouridine(34) synthase MnmA codes for MSKKVIVGISGGVDSSVSALLLKQQGYDVTGVFMKNWEEDDTDEFCSASEDIKDAEAVCNSIGIPFKKINFAAEYWDNVFEHFLTEYKAGRTPNPDILCNKEIKFKAFLSYVKLLGGDYIATGHYARCQKAEDGTYQLVKGLDDNKDQTYFLYTLGQEQLSQTLFPIGEICKDKVREIAKENSLVTFDKKDSTGICFIGERKFKEFLSKYLPAQPGEIHDENGIKIGTHEGLMYYTIGQRQGLGIGGVKNRPEVPWFAASKDLKNNILIAVQGHNHPLLFKQNLHAINLSWVAGNSPAKSFECSAKIRYRQKDQKCTVLLNTDNSVNVEFNEPQRAITPGQSIVFYDKDICLGGGIITD; via the coding sequence ATGTCAAAAAAAGTAATCGTAGGAATTTCTGGGGGCGTAGATTCTTCCGTTTCAGCACTTTTATTAAAACAGCAAGGTTACGATGTAACTGGTGTTTTTATGAAAAATTGGGAAGAAGATGATACAGATGAGTTTTGCTCAGCCTCAGAAGATATAAAAGATGCTGAAGCTGTTTGTAATTCTATCGGCATTCCTTTCAAGAAAATAAATTTTGCTGCTGAATATTGGGATAATGTATTTGAGCATTTCCTAACTGAATATAAAGCTGGTAGAACTCCAAACCCAGATATCTTATGTAATAAAGAAATCAAATTTAAAGCATTTTTAAGTTACGTGAAACTACTTGGTGGAGACTATATTGCTACTGGACATTACGCAAGATGTCAAAAAGCAGAAGATGGAACTTATCAATTAGTAAAAGGGCTTGATGACAATAAAGATCAAACCTACTTTTTATACACTCTAGGACAAGAGCAACTTTCTCAAACATTATTTCCTATTGGCGAGATATGTAAGGATAAAGTTAGAGAAATTGCTAAAGAGAATAGCCTAGTTACTTTCGACAAAAAAGATAGTACTGGCATCTGTTTTATAGGTGAGAGAAAGTTTAAAGAATTTCTATCTAAATACCTTCCTGCGCAACCAGGTGAAATACATGATGAGAATGGTATCAAAATAGGTACACATGAAGGACTTATGTATTACACAATAGGTCAAAGGCAGGGATTAGGTATTGGTGGAGTCAAAAATCGCCCAGAGGTTCCGTGGTTCGCTGCAAGTAAAGATTTAAAAAACAATATTCTTATAGCTGTTCAAGGACATAATCATCCTTTACTATTTAAACAAAATTTACATGCGATTAACTTAAGCTGGGTAGCTGGTAACTCTCCAGCAAAAAGTTTTGAGTGTTCTGCAAAAATCAGATATAGACAAAAAGATCAAAAATGTACAGTTCTATTAAATACTGATAATTCTGTAAATGTTGAATTTAATGAGCCTCAAAGAGCTATTACCCCAGGTCAATCTATAGTATTTTATGATAAAGATATTTGCTTAGGTGGTGGAATAATAACTGACTAA
- a CDS encoding FTN_0109 family protein, with the protein MRNLFKVLLFSLFLLGLTSCGNLLTKDKFVYLGHGVNTPNYQLYYDKTRKMFMLVDKRHGCFERDYSGTCIAFTLEEAEQFREQALAKMIDIDTKLAQDSYGNQRINDLDKAGITTIRKSIDIGTIKATPIKQVIVDREKEYALVKDKYKLAADLVGTIVSTNGHREIKVFYVVSFPAIAESSNANTILEPFIVDPEYLYLHMTNSAVKQVKKLQTKIEKKNTVVKKEVTNYLGEIVDGKPANTNETESEKAAANLKVSTAQTKVVSSGSSEEVVQS; encoded by the coding sequence ATGAGGAATTTATTTAAAGTATTATTATTCTCACTTTTTTTGTTAGGATTAACATCTTGTGGGAACTTATTAACCAAAGATAAGTTTGTATATCTTGGCCATGGGGTTAATACTCCTAATTATCAATTGTATTATGATAAAACAAGAAAGATGTTTATGTTGGTTGATAAAAGACATGGATGTTTTGAGAGGGACTATTCTGGTACTTGTATTGCCTTTACATTAGAAGAGGCTGAGCAATTTAGAGAGCAAGCATTAGCTAAAATGATAGATATAGATACTAAACTTGCCCAAGACAGTTATGGTAATCAAAGAATTAATGACTTAGATAAGGCTGGTATTACAACTATTAGAAAGTCTATTGATATAGGAACTATTAAAGCGACCCCTATTAAACAGGTTATTGTAGATAGAGAGAAAGAATATGCTTTAGTTAAGGATAAATATAAATTAGCTGCAGACTTAGTGGGTACAATAGTTTCAACTAATGGACATAGAGAAATTAAAGTATTCTATGTTGTCAGCTTCCCAGCTATCGCTGAGAGTAGTAATGCTAATACTATTCTTGAGCCATTTATAGTTGATCCAGAATATTTATATTTACATATGACTAACTCAGCGGTTAAGCAAGTTAAAAAACTTCAGACAAAAATAGAGAAGAAAAATACTGTTGTGAAAAAAGAAGTTACTAACTATTTAGGAGAAATCGTAGATGGTAAGCCAGCAAATACTAATGAAACAGAGTCAGAGAAAGCTGCAGCCAATCTTAAGGTTTCAACTGCACAAACTAAAGTAGTTTCTAGCGGAAGTAGTGAAGAGGTTGTTCAATCTTAA
- the rpsT gene encoding 30S ribosomal protein S20 — protein sequence MANSKQAKKRIVQAEKNRQHNVARRSMMRTFLKKTAYAIENGNLEVAKENFAKAVPLLDRYAAKGLIHKNKAARHKARLNAKIKALSAAA from the coding sequence TTGGCTAACTCAAAACAAGCAAAAAAAAGAATAGTTCAAGCTGAAAAAAATCGTCAGCATAATGTTGCTCGTCGTTCTATGATGAGAACTTTTTTGAAGAAAACAGCATACGCTATTGAGAATGGAAATTTAGAAGTGGCAAAAGAGAACTTTGCAAAAGCGGTTCCTTTATTAGATAGATATGCTGCTAAAGGCCTTATTCATAAAAATAAAGCTGCTAGACATAAAGCTCGTTTAAACGCTAAAATCAAAGCTCTTTCTGCAGCAGCTTAA
- a CDS encoding phosphoheptose isomerase: MSSLDRINQHFEDSIQAKIETANILPPAIVQAAKAMVSCLENGGKILVCGNGGSAADAQHFSAELLNRFEMERPPLPAIALTTDTSTITSIGNDYDYSQIFSKQVAALGNEGDILFAISTSGNSSNIVKAIEEAHDLDMQIVAMTGKDGGVMRTMYKDGDIELRVPSDVTARIQENHILIIHCLCDIIDQKLFAGLED; encoded by the coding sequence ATGAGCTCTTTAGATAGAATAAATCAACACTTTGAAGATAGCATCCAAGCTAAAATTGAAACTGCCAATATATTACCTCCAGCAATTGTACAAGCAGCTAAAGCAATGGTTTCTTGCTTAGAGAATGGTGGTAAAATCCTTGTTTGTGGAAATGGTGGGTCAGCCGCTGATGCTCAACACTTTTCTGCAGAATTACTAAACCGCTTCGAAATGGAGAGGCCTCCTCTTCCAGCTATTGCCTTAACCACTGATACATCAACGATTACATCAATTGGTAATGACTATGACTATTCACAAATATTTTCTAAACAAGTAGCTGCTCTTGGTAATGAAGGTGACATTTTATTTGCTATTTCAACTAGTGGAAACTCAAGCAATATTGTTAAAGCAATAGAAGAAGCCCATGACTTAGATATGCAAATAGTTGCTATGACAGGAAAAGATGGTGGAGTTATGCGCACTATGTATAAAGATGGAGATATTGAGTTACGAGTTCCTTCTGATGTTACTGCGAGAATTCAAGAAAACCATATACTAATAATTCACTGCCTTTGTGATATTATCGACCAAAAGCTATTTGCTGGCTTAGAAGATTAA
- a CDS encoding oligopeptide:H+ symporter: MLNFFNQPKAFYTIFMLEIWERFGYQALISILVVYLQTGNIQLSESQAIATYATFAALVYAFIVIGGYIGDLVLGAKRTIVFGLILLLCGYLLLILQTQEATFWGLSFICIGTGLFKSNPTSLLSKCYHGCDYGMISNAFTLFYMSINIGSLLGIILIPNLAKSFGYSTSFIVIALALVLAITTFVGFYYTMSNLSTHAGSKKLNYKYLFWVVVGVVIMICITKYLLGYLIVAKLIVTITFLICLLVYLYIAFLYKKEGFFYKMMLALILMGEAIVYKISYIQMASSINLFTIKNASHSVFGISIAPETFQALNPLWIFILSPLLAFYYVRSNETKFGLTLYSKFSTGLFLIGFSYVLLYASKFAAVDGVVSAYWLIASYGFQSLGELLISAIGLSMFARLAPAKFNGFMIGVWWVFLAFASILGGLIAQLTAVDKSKVAVMTQQMSLINYTNFFLYIGLAIIIFSLVSFKLSPIKRKLMTL; this comes from the coding sequence ATGTTAAATTTTTTTAATCAACCAAAAGCTTTCTATACTATTTTTATGCTAGAAATATGGGAAAGATTTGGCTATCAAGCTTTAATCTCCATATTAGTAGTATATCTTCAAACTGGCAACATTCAATTAAGTGAAAGTCAGGCAATAGCGACTTATGCAACGTTTGCTGCTTTAGTGTATGCATTTATTGTAATAGGCGGTTATATCGGTGATTTAGTACTTGGAGCCAAAAGGACTATAGTTTTTGGACTTATTCTACTTTTATGTGGTTACCTTTTATTAATATTACAAACTCAAGAAGCAACTTTTTGGGGGTTATCATTTATTTGTATTGGTACAGGACTTTTTAAATCTAATCCTACAAGCTTACTATCAAAGTGTTACCATGGTTGCGACTATGGCATGATTAGTAATGCGTTTACTCTATTTTATATGTCTATTAATATAGGTTCATTACTTGGGATAATACTTATTCCAAATTTAGCTAAGAGCTTTGGTTATTCAACAAGTTTTATCGTTATAGCATTAGCTCTTGTTCTTGCTATAACTACCTTTGTGGGCTTCTATTATACAATGAGTAATCTTTCCACGCATGCCGGAAGTAAAAAGTTAAATTATAAATATTTGTTTTGGGTAGTAGTTGGCGTGGTAATAATGATATGCATCACTAAATATTTATTAGGCTATTTAATTGTTGCTAAATTGATTGTCACTATAACATTTCTTATATGTTTGTTAGTTTATTTATATATAGCCTTTTTATATAAGAAAGAAGGTTTCTTCTATAAAATGATGTTGGCTTTGATATTAATGGGAGAGGCTATCGTTTATAAGATTTCATATATACAAATGGCTTCATCTATAAATCTATTTACGATTAAAAATGCTAGTCATTCTGTTTTTGGTATTTCTATTGCGCCAGAGACATTTCAGGCACTTAACCCTTTATGGATATTTATATTAAGTCCTTTATTGGCTTTTTACTATGTTCGTTCAAATGAAACTAAATTTGGCTTAACTTTATATAGTAAGTTTTCTACGGGATTATTTTTGATAGGGTTTTCATATGTTTTATTATATGCTTCAAAATTTGCAGCTGTAGATGGAGTTGTATCAGCTTACTGGTTGATAGCAAGCTATGGTTTTCAGTCTTTAGGTGAGCTTTTAATATCAGCAATAGGGCTATCTATGTTCGCAAGATTGGCACCTGCAAAATTTAATGGTTTTATGATAGGCGTATGGTGGGTTTTCTTAGCATTTGCTTCAATACTTGGTGGATTAATAGCTCAACTAACAGCAGTAGATAAAAGTAAAGTTGCTGTAATGACACAACAAATGTCTTTGATAAATTATACAAACTTTTTTCTCTATATTGGTTTGGCAATCATTATTTTCTCACTTGTTTCATTTAAGCTTTCTCCTATAAAAAGGAAACTTATGACTTTATAG